Proteins encoded within one genomic window of Bombus terrestris chromosome 11, iyBomTerr1.2, whole genome shotgun sequence:
- the LOC100644974 gene encoding ATP-binding cassette subfamily C member 4 isoform X1, translating to MDGKVKAERKKNPREGANPLSHITFAFTLPTFWAGYHRDLEVTDLYKTLKEHNSNYLGTKISKAWQKDYEAYRKQKLLNKEKGCSDESYTGRKKLKAPSLLKVLMKCFGVQLIFYGVIYAVSDIVFRLSQPLFVGLLIRYYNQTKVESMPLHIIMTRLYNSSNSQVREIDEAIKPVMQPIFLGKLLRYYTDTKMTKEDAYLYAGGVILCSGVLIFITHPYMLGILHMGMKLRIACCTLIYRKALKLSRTALGETTVGQAVNLLSNDVNRFDVALIYLHYLWLGPLETIIITYFMYTEVELSAIFGVIILLLFIPLQGYLGKKTSVYRLKTALRTDERVRLTNEIIGGIQAIKMYAWEKPFSNLIERARRREISVIRGMSLVRGITMSFIMFTTRMSLFITIVTYVLYGHKITAEKVFMLQAYYNILRLNMTVYFPQGITQIAELLVSVRRLQKFMSYEEINEEDEKMECKQKKPQNHKDKNDANIIEEEVHDGKRKTANYQGEYIMSLKNANVKWFSHDHEDTLKNININVKSGELIAVVGQVGSGKSSLLNVMLKELPLKSGTIEINGKIAYASQEPWLFAGSVRQNILFGQKMDQFRYERVIKVCQLKRDFTLLPYGDKTIVGERGISLSGGQRARINLARAVYAENEIYLLDDPLSAVDAHVGKHMFEECIVKYLKGKTRILATHQLQFLRNVDRIIVLKDGEIEADGSYDELIAMGMDFGRLLENPAEEERPGSVPPSRSNSRNASSASLSSLKSSATEKEDPIEVAEARTKGRVSGKVYASYFKAGGNWCVVATIGMLCVLAQTLASASDFFISQWVNMEEKYVNETKDGVSEINWKGPISRDVCMYVYTGLIVSTVIITIVRSITFFSTCMRASTKLHDRMFRCISRATMKFFNTNPSGRVLNRFSKDMGAIDEVLPIALIDSLQIGLSLLGIIVVVAIANYWLLIPTVVIGIIFYYIRVFYLATSRSVKRLEGVTRSPVFGHLSATLQGLSTVRAFGAEEILTKEFDQHQDLHSSAWYIFISSSRAFGFWLDFFCVIYIMLVTLSFLVQDDGTGQGGNIGLAITQSIGLTGMFQWGMRQSTELENQMTSVERVGEYSNVESEPPLESTPDKKPKESWPEEGKIEFKNVYMKYDAAEPPVLKNLNLVIYPQEKIGIVGRTGAGKSSLISALFRLAELDGVIEIDGVKVNEIGLHDLRSKISIIPQEPFLYSGSMRSNLDPFNNYPDDVLWQALEEVELKEMGLDSHINEGGSNLSVGQRQLVCLARAIVKNNPILVLDEATANVDLRTDELIQKTIRSKFSTCTVLTIAHRLNTVMDSDRILVMDAGRAVEFDAPYVLIERKGYLNSMINETGSSMAEVLKEVARQTYENRTSTTL from the exons ATGGATGGAAAAGTAAaagcagaaagaaaaaagaatcctAGAGAAGGAGCAAATCCTCTTAGTCATATAACATTTGC ATTTACATTACCTACTTTTTGGGCTGGTTATCATAGAGATTTGGAAGTAACCGACTTATATAAAACTCTCAAAGAACATAACAGCAATTATTTAGGTACAAAGATATCAAAAGCATGGCAAAAGGATTATGAAGCATATAGAAAACAGAAATTACTGAACAAGGAAAAAGGATGTAGCGATGAAAGTTATActggaagaaagaaattaaaggcGCCTAGTTTACTAAAGGTTCTTATGAAATGTTTTGGGGTTCAATTAATATTCTATGGAGTAATTTATGCGGTTTCCGACATAGTGTTTAG ATTATCACAACCCTTGTTTGTCGGTCTTTTGATTCGTTACTACAATCAGACGAAAGTCGAATCTATGCCACTGCATATTATAATGACCAGATTATACAATTCTTCCAATTCGCAAGTTCGTGAAATTGACGAAGCGATTAAACC AGTAATGCAGCCAATATTCCTCGGAAAACTCTTAAGATATTACACTGATACTAAAATGACAAAAGAAGATGCCTATTTATATGCAGGTGGTGTAATATTATGTTCAGGAGTGTTGATATTTATTACTCATCCATACATGTTAGGGATACTTCATATGGGAATGAAACTGCGTATAGCTTGTTGTACACTGATCTATAGGAAAGCATTGAAGCTTTCGAGAACTGCGTTGGGTGAAACGACAGTAGGACAAGCGGTGAATCTCCTATCTAACGATGTTAATAGATTTGATGTAGcacttatatatttacattacttATGGCTTGGACCACTAGAAACCATAATCataacatattttatgtatacgGAAGTTGAATTATCCGCTATTTTCGGAGTTATAATACTTCTACTGTTTATTCCTTTACAAg GATATTTGGGTAAAAAAACTTCGGTGTACAGATTAAAAACTGCTCTTAGAACAGATGAAAGAGTCCGATTAACTAATGAAATTATTGGTGGTATTCAAGCAATCAAAATGTATGCCTGGGAGAAACCATTTAGTAATTTAATCGAAAGGGCAAGAAG GAGAGAAATTAGTGTTATACGAGGCATGTCTTTAGTTAGAGGTATTACTATGTCTTTCATAATGTTTACGACAAGGATGTCGCTTTTCATTACAATAGTAACTTATGTATTGTACGGTCATAAAATAACTGCCGAGAAAGTGTTCATGTTACAAgcgtattataatattttgcgGCTTAATATGACTGTCTACTTTCCACAAG GAATAACACAAATAGCTGAATTGTTGGTTTCTGTAAGACGTTTACAAAAGTTTATGTCGTACGAAGAAATTAACGAAGAGGACGAAAAAATGGAATGCAAGCAGAAGAAACCACAAAATCACAAAGATAAAAATGATGCAAATATCATAGAAGAAGAGGTACATGATGGAAAACGTAAGACAGCAAATTATCAAGGAGAATATATTATGTCGCTAAAGAATGCTAATGTCAAATGGTTTTCACATGATCACGAAGATAcgctaaaaaatataaatatcaacgTGAAATCAGGTGAATTAATTGCCGTTGTTGGCCAAGTTGGGTCTGGTAAAAGTAGTTTACTCAATGTAATGTTGAAAGAATTACCATTAAAGTCGGGTACTATAGAG ATAAATGGGAAAATCGCGTACGCTAGTCAAGAACCGTGGCTGTTTGCTGGTTCTGTTagacaaaatattttgtttggTCAAAAAATGGATCAGTTTCGGTACGAACGTGTGATTAAGGTTTGTCAATTAAAAAGAGACTTCACTTTGTTGCCATATGGCGACAAAACGATCGTGGGTGAAAGAGGAATTAGTTTGTCGGGTGGACAACGTGCTAG GATCAATTTAGCCAGAGCGGTTTATGCAGAAAACGAGATCTATTTATTAGACGATCCTCTAAGCGCCGTAGATGCGCATGTAGGCAAACATATGTTTGAAGAATgtatcgtgaaatatttaaagggAAAGACTAGAATTCTCGCCACGCATCAGTTACAGTTCTTACGAAATGTCGATAGGATAATCGTTTTGAAAGATGGAGAAATCGAGGCTGACGG TTCATACGATGAGCTTATTGCGATGGGAATGGACTTTGGAAGATTATTAGAAAATCCTGCTGAAGAAGAACGACCAGGTTCTGTCCCCCCTAGCAGGTCTAATTCTCGGAACGCTAGTAGTGCATCTTTGAGTTCGTTAAAGAGTAGCGCAACTGAGAAAGAGGATCCGATTGaa GTAGCTGAAGCGCGTACAAAGGGCAGAGTTTCCGGTAAAGTGTATGCATCGTACTTTAAAGCTGGTGGAAATTGGTGCGTCGTAGCTACGATTGGTATGCTCTGCGTGCTTGCGCAGACATTAGCCAGTGCTAGCGATTTCTTTATCTCTCAGTGGGTCAATAtggaagaaaaatat GTGAATGAGACAAAAGATGGCGTCAGTGAAATCAATTGGAAAGGACCGATAAGCCGCGATGTCTGCATGTACGTGTACACTGGCTTAATCGTTTCCACTGTTATAATTACTATAGTACGTTCGATTACATTTTTTTCGACGTGTATGAGAGCTTCCACTAAATTACACGATCGTATGTTCCGATGCATAAGTCGAGCAACAATGAAATTCTTTAATACAAATCCATCGGGTCGAGTTCTTAATAGATTCTCGAAAGATATGGGAGCCATCGACGAAGTGTTACCAATAGCTCTAATTGATTCTTTACAAATTGGCCTGTCCCTTCTTGGTATCATAGTCGTCGTTGCAATAGCCAACTATTGGCTATTAATACCCACCGTGGTCATCGGAATCATCTTCTACTATATTCGTGTCTTTTATTTGGCAACTAGTCGTAGCGTCAAACGGCTCGAAGGAGTTA CTCGGTCACCGGTGTTTGGGCATCTCAGTGCAACTCTGCAAGGGCTGTCGACTGTTCGAGCCTTTGGAGCGGAAGAGATTCTTACGAAGGAATTTGATCAACACCAAGACTTACACTCGTCAGCATGGTACATATTCATCTCTTCTTCAAGAGCATTTGGATTCTGGCTGGATTTTTTCTGCGTTATCTACATCATGCTGGTCACTTTGAGCTTTTTGGTGCAAGATGATGGAACAGGGCAGGGTGGTAACATTGGTTTGGCCATAACGCAAAGTATTGGATTAACCGGAATGTTCCAATGGGGTATGCGGCAAAGTACCGAACTGGAAAATCAAATGACTTCGGTGGAACGTGTGGGGGAATACAG CAACGTGGAAAGCGAACCACCGCTGGAAAGCACGCCGGATAAAAAGCCTAAGGAAAGTTGGCCCGAAGAGGGTAAAATTGAGTTTAAGAATGTATATATGAAATACGATGCGGCTGAACCTCCGGTGCTGAAAAATCTCAACTTAGTGATTTATCCGCAAGAAAAAATAGGGATTGTCGGACGTACAGGCGCGGGGAAGTCATCCTTAATATCGGCGTTGTTCCGTCTTGCGGAACTCGATGGTGTCATCGAGATCGATGGCGTGAAGGTTAACGAGATCGGACTTCATGATTTGCGTTCGAAAATCAGTATAATTCCTCAAGAACCTTTCCTGTATTCGGGTTCAATGAGAAGCAATTTAGATCCTTTCAACAACTACCCGGACGATGTGCTGTGGCAAGCGTTAGAGGAAGTTGAATTAAAGGAAATGGGACTGGATTCTCATATTAACGAGGGTGGTTCCAATCTAAGTGTCGGTCAGCGTCAATTGGTTTGTCTCGCCCGCGCGATCGTCAAAAATAATCCGATCTTGGTTCTCGATGAGGCTACCGCGAACGTTGATCTACGAACCGACGAACTCATTCAAAAAACGATTCGTTCTAAATTCTCCACTTGTACAGTGCTGACCATCGCGCACCGCCTTAATACCGTGATGGACAGTGATCGAATTTTGGTGATGGATGCCGGTAGAGCTGTG GAGTTTGATGCTCCGTACGTCTTGATCGAAAGGAAAGGATATCTAAACAGTATGATAAACGAAACCGGGTCTTCAATGGCAGAAGTTTTAAAGGAAGTCGCTCGCCAAACCTATGAGAATCGTACGTCGACCACACTCTGA
- the LOC100644974 gene encoding probable multidrug resistance-associated protein lethal(2)03659 isoform X3: MQPIFLGKLLRYYTDTKMTKEDAYLYAGGVILCSGVLIFITHPYMLGILHMGMKLRIACCTLIYRKALKLSRTALGETTVGQAVNLLSNDVNRFDVALIYLHYLWLGPLETIIITYFMYTEVELSAIFGVIILLLFIPLQGYLGKKTSVYRLKTALRTDERVRLTNEIIGGIQAIKMYAWEKPFSNLIERARRREISVIRGMSLVRGITMSFIMFTTRMSLFITIVTYVLYGHKITAEKVFMLQAYYNILRLNMTVYFPQGITQIAELLVSVRRLQKFMSYEEINEEDEKMECKQKKPQNHKDKNDANIIEEEVHDGKRKTANYQGEYIMSLKNANVKWFSHDHEDTLKNININVKSGELIAVVGQVGSGKSSLLNVMLKELPLKSGTIEINGKIAYASQEPWLFAGSVRQNILFGQKMDQFRYERVIKVCQLKRDFTLLPYGDKTIVGERGISLSGGQRARINLARAVYAENEIYLLDDPLSAVDAHVGKHMFEECIVKYLKGKTRILATHQLQFLRNVDRIIVLKDGEIEADGSYDELIAMGMDFGRLLENPAEEERPGSVPPSRSNSRNASSASLSSLKSSATEKEDPIEVAEARTKGRVSGKVYASYFKAGGNWCVVATIGMLCVLAQTLASASDFFISQWVNMEEKYVNETKDGVSEINWKGPISRDVCMYVYTGLIVSTVIITIVRSITFFSTCMRASTKLHDRMFRCISRATMKFFNTNPSGRVLNRFSKDMGAIDEVLPIALIDSLQIGLSLLGIIVVVAIANYWLLIPTVVIGIIFYYIRVFYLATSRSVKRLEGVTRSPVFGHLSATLQGLSTVRAFGAEEILTKEFDQHQDLHSSAWYIFISSSRAFGFWLDFFCVIYIMLVTLSFLVQDDGTGQGGNIGLAITQSIGLTGMFQWGMRQSTELENQMTSVERVGEYSNVESEPPLESTPDKKPKESWPEEGKIEFKNVYMKYDAAEPPVLKNLNLVIYPQEKIGIVGRTGAGKSSLISALFRLAELDGVIEIDGVKVNEIGLHDLRSKISIIPQEPFLYSGSMRSNLDPFNNYPDDVLWQALEEVELKEMGLDSHINEGGSNLSVGQRQLVCLARAIVKNNPILVLDEATANVDLRTDELIQKTIRSKFSTCTVLTIAHRLNTVMDSDRILVMDAGRAVEFDAPYVLIERKGYLNSMINETGSSMAEVLKEVARQTYENRTSTTL; this comes from the exons ATGCAGCCAATATTCCTCGGAAAACTCTTAAGATATTACACTGATACTAAAATGACAAAAGAAGATGCCTATTTATATGCAGGTGGTGTAATATTATGTTCAGGAGTGTTGATATTTATTACTCATCCATACATGTTAGGGATACTTCATATGGGAATGAAACTGCGTATAGCTTGTTGTACACTGATCTATAGGAAAGCATTGAAGCTTTCGAGAACTGCGTTGGGTGAAACGACAGTAGGACAAGCGGTGAATCTCCTATCTAACGATGTTAATAGATTTGATGTAGcacttatatatttacattacttATGGCTTGGACCACTAGAAACCATAATCataacatattttatgtatacgGAAGTTGAATTATCCGCTATTTTCGGAGTTATAATACTTCTACTGTTTATTCCTTTACAAg GATATTTGGGTAAAAAAACTTCGGTGTACAGATTAAAAACTGCTCTTAGAACAGATGAAAGAGTCCGATTAACTAATGAAATTATTGGTGGTATTCAAGCAATCAAAATGTATGCCTGGGAGAAACCATTTAGTAATTTAATCGAAAGGGCAAGAAG GAGAGAAATTAGTGTTATACGAGGCATGTCTTTAGTTAGAGGTATTACTATGTCTTTCATAATGTTTACGACAAGGATGTCGCTTTTCATTACAATAGTAACTTATGTATTGTACGGTCATAAAATAACTGCCGAGAAAGTGTTCATGTTACAAgcgtattataatattttgcgGCTTAATATGACTGTCTACTTTCCACAAG GAATAACACAAATAGCTGAATTGTTGGTTTCTGTAAGACGTTTACAAAAGTTTATGTCGTACGAAGAAATTAACGAAGAGGACGAAAAAATGGAATGCAAGCAGAAGAAACCACAAAATCACAAAGATAAAAATGATGCAAATATCATAGAAGAAGAGGTACATGATGGAAAACGTAAGACAGCAAATTATCAAGGAGAATATATTATGTCGCTAAAGAATGCTAATGTCAAATGGTTTTCACATGATCACGAAGATAcgctaaaaaatataaatatcaacgTGAAATCAGGTGAATTAATTGCCGTTGTTGGCCAAGTTGGGTCTGGTAAAAGTAGTTTACTCAATGTAATGTTGAAAGAATTACCATTAAAGTCGGGTACTATAGAG ATAAATGGGAAAATCGCGTACGCTAGTCAAGAACCGTGGCTGTTTGCTGGTTCTGTTagacaaaatattttgtttggTCAAAAAATGGATCAGTTTCGGTACGAACGTGTGATTAAGGTTTGTCAATTAAAAAGAGACTTCACTTTGTTGCCATATGGCGACAAAACGATCGTGGGTGAAAGAGGAATTAGTTTGTCGGGTGGACAACGTGCTAG GATCAATTTAGCCAGAGCGGTTTATGCAGAAAACGAGATCTATTTATTAGACGATCCTCTAAGCGCCGTAGATGCGCATGTAGGCAAACATATGTTTGAAGAATgtatcgtgaaatatttaaagggAAAGACTAGAATTCTCGCCACGCATCAGTTACAGTTCTTACGAAATGTCGATAGGATAATCGTTTTGAAAGATGGAGAAATCGAGGCTGACGG TTCATACGATGAGCTTATTGCGATGGGAATGGACTTTGGAAGATTATTAGAAAATCCTGCTGAAGAAGAACGACCAGGTTCTGTCCCCCCTAGCAGGTCTAATTCTCGGAACGCTAGTAGTGCATCTTTGAGTTCGTTAAAGAGTAGCGCAACTGAGAAAGAGGATCCGATTGaa GTAGCTGAAGCGCGTACAAAGGGCAGAGTTTCCGGTAAAGTGTATGCATCGTACTTTAAAGCTGGTGGAAATTGGTGCGTCGTAGCTACGATTGGTATGCTCTGCGTGCTTGCGCAGACATTAGCCAGTGCTAGCGATTTCTTTATCTCTCAGTGGGTCAATAtggaagaaaaatat GTGAATGAGACAAAAGATGGCGTCAGTGAAATCAATTGGAAAGGACCGATAAGCCGCGATGTCTGCATGTACGTGTACACTGGCTTAATCGTTTCCACTGTTATAATTACTATAGTACGTTCGATTACATTTTTTTCGACGTGTATGAGAGCTTCCACTAAATTACACGATCGTATGTTCCGATGCATAAGTCGAGCAACAATGAAATTCTTTAATACAAATCCATCGGGTCGAGTTCTTAATAGATTCTCGAAAGATATGGGAGCCATCGACGAAGTGTTACCAATAGCTCTAATTGATTCTTTACAAATTGGCCTGTCCCTTCTTGGTATCATAGTCGTCGTTGCAATAGCCAACTATTGGCTATTAATACCCACCGTGGTCATCGGAATCATCTTCTACTATATTCGTGTCTTTTATTTGGCAACTAGTCGTAGCGTCAAACGGCTCGAAGGAGTTA CTCGGTCACCGGTGTTTGGGCATCTCAGTGCAACTCTGCAAGGGCTGTCGACTGTTCGAGCCTTTGGAGCGGAAGAGATTCTTACGAAGGAATTTGATCAACACCAAGACTTACACTCGTCAGCATGGTACATATTCATCTCTTCTTCAAGAGCATTTGGATTCTGGCTGGATTTTTTCTGCGTTATCTACATCATGCTGGTCACTTTGAGCTTTTTGGTGCAAGATGATGGAACAGGGCAGGGTGGTAACATTGGTTTGGCCATAACGCAAAGTATTGGATTAACCGGAATGTTCCAATGGGGTATGCGGCAAAGTACCGAACTGGAAAATCAAATGACTTCGGTGGAACGTGTGGGGGAATACAG CAACGTGGAAAGCGAACCACCGCTGGAAAGCACGCCGGATAAAAAGCCTAAGGAAAGTTGGCCCGAAGAGGGTAAAATTGAGTTTAAGAATGTATATATGAAATACGATGCGGCTGAACCTCCGGTGCTGAAAAATCTCAACTTAGTGATTTATCCGCAAGAAAAAATAGGGATTGTCGGACGTACAGGCGCGGGGAAGTCATCCTTAATATCGGCGTTGTTCCGTCTTGCGGAACTCGATGGTGTCATCGAGATCGATGGCGTGAAGGTTAACGAGATCGGACTTCATGATTTGCGTTCGAAAATCAGTATAATTCCTCAAGAACCTTTCCTGTATTCGGGTTCAATGAGAAGCAATTTAGATCCTTTCAACAACTACCCGGACGATGTGCTGTGGCAAGCGTTAGAGGAAGTTGAATTAAAGGAAATGGGACTGGATTCTCATATTAACGAGGGTGGTTCCAATCTAAGTGTCGGTCAGCGTCAATTGGTTTGTCTCGCCCGCGCGATCGTCAAAAATAATCCGATCTTGGTTCTCGATGAGGCTACCGCGAACGTTGATCTACGAACCGACGAACTCATTCAAAAAACGATTCGTTCTAAATTCTCCACTTGTACAGTGCTGACCATCGCGCACCGCCTTAATACCGTGATGGACAGTGATCGAATTTTGGTGATGGATGCCGGTAGAGCTGTG GAGTTTGATGCTCCGTACGTCTTGATCGAAAGGAAAGGATATCTAAACAGTATGATAAACGAAACCGGGTCTTCAATGGCAGAAGTTTTAAAGGAAGTCGCTCGCCAAACCTATGAGAATCGTACGTCGACCACACTCTGA